One window of Streptomyces sp. NBC_01232 genomic DNA carries:
- a CDS encoding helix-turn-helix domain-containing protein codes for MDLGDLIRDLRIARGWSQGRLSDRINIRYGTALTREYVSRWERGAVTPGAYYLRCLSVVLDVPLAVLEGQVDRRAFLTDAAGAAIAPVVASDLLSAGFAARLTGGPSVEAWEAKLAVYGTEYMSLGAADIQRRVSAELVTVQQQLDDPRLWSVAARLMTLYAKTFPGSDGAKAVHWYRMAAKAADASGDVDTRVWVRGRAAIALGYEGAALPIADVFADQAIALSDRPSLGLLNAVFGKAHAAALRGDHATARRLLAQGRRIFDRAGSHEQTSDYAVPHWRLNVFVSLLAARLGDETTAVTAQDAARAELPATLPRFATHLEMHRGLMLARSGDTTAGTAHARTALDALPPEKHSLTLRLLMAEVEQS; via the coding sequence ATGGACCTGGGGGACTTGATCAGAGACCTGCGCATCGCGCGAGGATGGTCGCAGGGCCGGCTGTCCGACCGAATCAACATTCGGTACGGCACCGCCCTGACCCGCGAGTACGTGTCCCGGTGGGAGCGCGGTGCGGTGACGCCGGGTGCCTACTACCTGCGGTGCCTGTCCGTGGTGCTGGACGTGCCCCTGGCTGTGTTGGAGGGTCAAGTGGATCGACGTGCGTTCCTCACCGACGCGGCCGGCGCCGCGATAGCCCCTGTGGTGGCCTCGGACCTCCTCAGCGCGGGGTTCGCCGCCCGCCTGACCGGTGGCCCCTCCGTGGAGGCGTGGGAGGCCAAACTGGCGGTCTATGGGACCGAGTACATGAGCCTGGGCGCCGCCGACATCCAGCGCCGGGTCAGCGCCGAGCTCGTCACCGTGCAGCAGCAGCTCGACGACCCGCGCCTGTGGTCGGTCGCGGCCCGTCTGATGACCTTGTATGCGAAGACGTTCCCGGGTTCGGACGGGGCGAAGGCGGTGCACTGGTACCGGATGGCCGCGAAGGCCGCCGACGCCTCCGGCGACGTCGACACCCGTGTGTGGGTCCGTGGCCGTGCCGCGATCGCCCTCGGCTACGAGGGCGCCGCCCTCCCGATCGCGGACGTTTTCGCCGACCAGGCCATCGCCCTCAGCGACCGCCCGTCCCTGGGCCTGCTGAACGCGGTCTTCGGCAAGGCCCATGCCGCCGCCCTCCGGGGCGACCATGCCACCGCGAGACGGCTGCTCGCCCAGGGCCGGCGCATCTTCGACCGGGCCGGCTCCCACGAACAGACCTCCGACTACGCCGTCCCCCACTGGCGCCTCAACGTGTTTGTCTCCCTGCTCGCCGCCCGCCTCGGCGACGAGACCACAGCCGTCACCGCCCAGGACGCGGCCCGCGCGGAGCTCCCCGCGACCCTGCCCCGGTTCGCCACCCACCTGGAGATGCACCGCGGCCTGATGCTCGCCCGCTCCGGCGACACCACCGCCGGCACCGCCCACGCCCGCACGGCGCTGGACGCACTCCCGCCGGAGAAACACTCCCTGACCCTGCGCCTGCTCATGGCGGAAGTCGAGCAGTCCTAG